A genomic stretch from Mycobacterium paraterrae includes:
- a CDS encoding ATP-dependent DNA helicase, with amino-acid sequence MPVTQLLATAVAALGGKERTGQLEMAEAVAHAFSSGEHLAVQAGTGTGKSLAYLVPAIDRAITDNTPVVVSTATIALQRQLVNRDLPQLADALAETLPRRPSFALLKGRQNYLCLNKIHNGSAGDAAEEPQELFRPQAASALGREVLRLTEWASETDTGDRDDLKPGVADRSWGQVSVSARECLGMARCPFGTDCFSEKARAKAGIADIVVTNHALLAIDAVADSAVLPEHRLLVVDEAHDLVDRVTAVATGELTATSLGIASRRIAQLVEPEMLQRWERMSGAFITFIQNAPAGRMDHLDDELAIQLTALRDTADAARSTIDTSPTDPKAAAARNEAVASLLDIADTATRILSAFGPAIADRTDVVWLDHEENRGSTRTFLRVAPLSVAGLLRTRLFADVTAVLTSATLTVGGSFDAMAAAWGLADSETPWRGIDVGSPFQHAKSGILYVAAQLPPPGRDGTGTAEQLTEIAELITAAGGRTLGLFSSMRAARSAAEAMSERLSTPVLCQGDDTTTTLVERFAAEPETSLFGTLSLWQGVDVPGPSLSLVIIDRIPFPRPDDPLLSARQRAVAAAGGNGFMAVAASHAALLLAQGAGRLLRGTDDRGVVAVLDSRMATARYGGYLRASLPPFWATTDAAAVRAALQRLTKAS; translated from the coding sequence TGGCCGTACAAGCCGGCACTGGTACCGGGAAGTCACTGGCATACCTAGTTCCGGCGATCGACCGTGCGATCACCGACAACACGCCGGTGGTGGTGTCGACCGCGACCATTGCCCTGCAGCGCCAGCTGGTCAACCGCGACCTACCCCAACTTGCCGACGCGCTCGCCGAGACGCTGCCCCGCAGACCCAGCTTCGCGTTGCTCAAGGGCCGCCAGAACTACTTATGTCTGAACAAGATTCACAACGGCTCGGCCGGCGACGCTGCCGAGGAGCCGCAGGAGTTGTTCCGGCCGCAGGCCGCGTCGGCCCTGGGCCGTGAGGTGCTCCGGCTCACCGAGTGGGCGTCCGAGACCGATACCGGCGACCGAGACGACCTGAAACCCGGTGTGGCCGACCGGTCCTGGGGTCAGGTCAGCGTGTCGGCCAGGGAATGCCTCGGGATGGCCCGCTGCCCGTTCGGCACCGACTGCTTCTCGGAGAAAGCGCGCGCCAAAGCCGGCATTGCCGACATCGTCGTCACCAATCACGCGCTGCTGGCCATCGACGCCGTCGCCGATAGCGCCGTGCTCCCCGAGCACCGGCTGCTGGTGGTCGACGAGGCGCACGACCTAGTGGACCGGGTCACCGCGGTGGCCACCGGCGAGCTCACCGCGACATCGCTGGGCATCGCGTCACGACGGATCGCGCAACTGGTCGAACCCGAGATGCTGCAGCGCTGGGAACGCATGTCGGGCGCGTTCATCACGTTCATCCAGAACGCGCCGGCCGGTCGGATGGACCACCTCGACGACGAGTTGGCAATCCAGCTCACCGCGCTACGTGACACGGCCGACGCGGCACGCTCGACCATCGACACCTCGCCGACCGACCCCAAAGCCGCGGCGGCCCGCAACGAAGCAGTGGCCAGTCTTCTCGACATCGCCGACACGGCAACGCGAATCCTGTCGGCCTTCGGGCCCGCAATCGCCGACCGCACCGACGTGGTGTGGCTCGACCACGAGGAGAACCGCGGCTCGACGCGGACCTTCCTGCGGGTCGCGCCGCTGTCGGTGGCCGGGCTACTGCGCACCCGGTTGTTCGCCGACGTGACCGCGGTGCTGACCTCGGCGACGCTGACTGTCGGCGGCTCCTTCGACGCGATGGCCGCCGCGTGGGGATTGGCCGACAGCGAAACACCGTGGCGCGGCATCGATGTCGGCTCACCGTTCCAGCACGCCAAGTCAGGGATCCTCTACGTCGCGGCCCAGCTGCCGCCGCCCGGCCGAGACGGCACCGGAACGGCCGAACAGCTGACCGAGATCGCCGAGCTGATCACCGCGGCGGGCGGGCGAACGCTCGGGCTGTTCTCGTCGATGCGGGCGGCGCGCTCGGCCGCCGAGGCGATGTCCGAGCGACTGTCCACACCGGTGCTGTGTCAGGGCGACGACACCACTACCACGCTGGTGGAGCGGTTCGCCGCCGAACCGGAGACGTCACTGTTCGGCACGCTGTCGCTGTGGCAGGGGGTCGACGTGCCCGGCCCGTCGCTGTCGCTGGTGATCATCGACCGCATTCCGTTTCCTCGGCCCGATGACCCGCTGCTGTCGGCCCGCCAGCGCGCGGTGGCCGCGGCCGGCGGCAACGGCTTCATGGCGGTCGCGGCCAGCCACGCCGCGCTGTTGTTGGCTCAAGGCGCGGGCCGGCTGCTGCGCGGCACCGACGACCGCGGGGTGGTCGCGGTGCTCGACTCCCGGATGGCCACCGCCCGCTACGGCGGTTACCTGCGGGCGTCGCTGCCGCCGTTTTGGGCCACCACCGACGCGGCGGCCGTGCGAGCGGCGTTGCAGCGGTTGACCAAGGCCAGCTAG
- a CDS encoding glycosyltransferase family 1 protein: MKALRRFTVRAHLPERLAALEQLSINLRWSWDMPTQSLFETIDPALWTQCGRDPVALLGAVSSARLDELALDSGFLDRLDQLAAELDDYLGRPLWYQQQQSHGVPMPNGIAYFSMEFGVAEVLPNYSGGLGILAGDHLKAASDLGLPLIAVGLYYRSGYFRQSLTADGWQHEEYPSLDPAGLPLRLLTDDSGAPALVELALPESGSLRARIWVAQVGRVPLLLLDSDIPENEHDMRGVTDRLYGGDQEHRMQQEILAGIGGVRAIRAFTAIEGLPAPEVFHMNEGHAGFLGAERIRELVDAGLDFDTALTVVRSSTVFTTHTPVPAGIDRFPVDMVQRYFAGSPSDAAGVAAGSVLLPGVPVGRILALGAEDDPGKFNMAHMGLRLAQRANGVSLLHGEVSREMFNELWSGFDADEVPIGSITNGVHARTWAAPQWLQLGQELAGSDSFSDPGVWLRVNEVDGGHLWWIRSQLRALLVEDVRARLHRSWLVRGAPEAELGWIASAFDPEVLTIGFARRVPTYKRLTLMLRDPERLRRLLLNEDRPVQLIVAGKSHPADDGGKALIQQVVQFADRHDVRHRIAFLPDYDMSMARLLYWGCDVWLNNPLRPLEACGTSGMKSALNGGLNLSILDGWWDEWYDGENGWAIPSASGVANEDRRDDLEAAALYDLLEKSVAPKFYERDEHGVPRRWIEMVRHTLQTLGPKVLASRMVRDYTEGYYLPAAESLRKTVSVDGDGQVAFDPARELAAYRRRAFDAWPNIRITDVDSTGLPDTPILGSKLTLTATVQLGDLRPEDVTVQAVVGRVEVGDVLVDPVTVEMPYTGTASGGDHVFATTTPLPVAGSVGYTVRVLPHHPMLASAAELGLVTLA; the protein is encoded by the coding sequence GTGAAAGCCCTTCGTCGTTTCACGGTCCGAGCCCACCTTCCAGAGCGCCTGGCGGCGTTGGAACAGCTGTCGATCAACCTGCGATGGTCGTGGGACATGCCCACACAAAGCCTGTTCGAGACGATCGACCCGGCGCTGTGGACGCAGTGCGGTCGAGATCCCGTCGCGCTGCTGGGCGCCGTCAGCTCGGCTCGGCTCGACGAACTGGCACTCGACAGCGGCTTCCTGGACAGGCTCGACCAGTTGGCTGCCGAACTCGACGACTATCTCGGCCGTCCGCTCTGGTATCAGCAGCAACAGAGCCACGGTGTTCCGATGCCCAACGGCATCGCGTATTTCTCGATGGAATTCGGGGTCGCCGAAGTCCTGCCTAACTACTCCGGCGGCCTGGGCATCCTGGCCGGCGACCATCTGAAGGCGGCATCGGATCTCGGACTGCCGCTGATCGCGGTCGGCCTGTACTACCGCTCCGGCTATTTCCGGCAGTCGCTGACCGCCGATGGCTGGCAGCACGAGGAATACCCCTCGCTCGATCCGGCCGGACTGCCGTTGCGGCTGCTCACCGACGACTCGGGCGCGCCGGCGCTGGTCGAACTGGCGCTCCCGGAGTCCGGCTCGCTGCGAGCGCGGATCTGGGTCGCCCAAGTCGGACGCGTCCCGCTGCTGCTGCTGGACTCCGACATCCCCGAAAACGAACACGACATGCGCGGGGTCACCGACCGTCTCTACGGCGGCGATCAAGAGCATCGCATGCAGCAGGAGATCCTGGCCGGCATCGGCGGAGTTCGGGCCATCCGCGCGTTCACCGCGATCGAAGGATTGCCCGCGCCCGAAGTCTTCCACATGAACGAGGGCCACGCCGGCTTCCTCGGCGCCGAGCGGATCCGCGAACTTGTCGACGCCGGACTGGATTTCGACACCGCGCTGACTGTGGTGCGCTCCAGCACCGTGTTCACCACCCACACCCCGGTGCCCGCTGGAATCGACCGATTCCCGGTCGACATGGTGCAGCGATATTTCGCCGGCAGCCCGAGCGACGCCGCAGGCGTCGCGGCCGGGTCGGTGCTGCTGCCGGGGGTACCGGTCGGCAGGATCCTCGCGCTGGGCGCCGAAGACGACCCGGGCAAGTTCAACATGGCCCACATGGGTCTGCGACTTGCCCAGCGCGCCAACGGTGTTTCGCTGCTGCACGGCGAGGTCAGCCGGGAGATGTTCAACGAACTGTGGTCCGGCTTCGATGCCGACGAGGTGCCGATCGGGTCGATCACCAATGGCGTACACGCACGTACCTGGGCGGCTCCGCAATGGCTGCAACTGGGCCAGGAGTTGGCCGGGTCGGATTCGTTCAGCGACCCCGGTGTCTGGCTGCGGGTGAATGAAGTTGACGGCGGCCACCTTTGGTGGATCCGGTCGCAACTGCGCGCGCTGCTCGTCGAAGATGTCCGCGCGCGGCTGCATCGGTCGTGGCTGGTTCGCGGCGCGCCGGAAGCCGAGTTGGGTTGGATCGCAAGCGCATTCGACCCTGAGGTGCTGACCATCGGGTTCGCCCGCCGCGTGCCGACCTACAAGCGGCTGACGCTGATGCTGCGCGATCCGGAGCGGCTGCGACGGTTGCTGCTCAACGAGGACCGGCCCGTCCAATTGATCGTCGCCGGCAAGTCACACCCCGCCGACGACGGTGGCAAGGCTTTGATCCAGCAGGTGGTCCAATTCGCCGACCGGCACGACGTGCGGCACCGAATCGCGTTCCTGCCCGACTACGACATGTCGATGGCCCGCCTGCTGTACTGGGGCTGCGACGTCTGGTTGAACAACCCGCTGCGACCGCTGGAGGCATGCGGCACGTCGGGGATGAAGAGTGCCCTCAACGGTGGGCTCAACCTGTCGATCCTCGACGGGTGGTGGGACGAGTGGTACGACGGTGAAAACGGTTGGGCCATTCCGTCGGCATCTGGTGTCGCCAACGAGGACCGCCGCGACGACCTCGAGGCGGCCGCCCTGTACGACCTGCTCGAGAAGTCCGTCGCGCCGAAGTTCTACGAGCGCGACGAGCACGGCGTGCCGCGCCGGTGGATCGAGATGGTTCGCCATACGCTGCAGACGCTGGGGCCAAAAGTGCTGGCATCGAGAATGGTTCGCGATTACACCGAGGGCTACTATCTGCCGGCGGCGGAGTCGCTGCGTAAAACGGTTTCGGTTGACGGCGACGGGCAGGTTGCATTCGACCCGGCCCGCGAGCTGGCCGCCTACCGGCGACGCGCCTTCGACGCGTGGCCCAATATCCGGATCACCGACGTCGACAGCACCGGTCTGCCGGACACCCCGATTCTCGGGTCGAAGCTCACCCTGACCGCGACCGTCCAACTGGGTGACCTACGGCCGGAAGACGTCACCGTTCAGGCGGTGGTCGGCCGGGTGGAGGTCGGCGACGTGCTGGTAGATCCCGTGACGGTGGAAATGCCCTACACCGGAACGGCTTCCGGCGGGGACCACGTCTTCGCGACGACGACCCCGCTGCCGGTCGCTGGCTCGGTCGGCTACACCGTCCGGGTGTTGCCGCACCACCCGATGCTGGCCTCGGCCGCGGAGCTGGGGCTGGTCACGCTGGCCTAG
- a CDS encoding alpha-1,4-glucan--maltose-1-phosphate maltosyltransferase — protein MAVPGRVEIDDVAPVVSCGAYPAKAVVDEVIPVRAAVWREGHDAVAATLVVRYLGPRYPQVGETRRLKATPAPAVAEAEAEPAIRVKPLHLPMSPDGLEPYIFHGAFTPDRVGLWTYRVDGWGDPIHTWRHGVEAKLDAGQGESEMSNDLLVGAQLMERAAAGVPRAQREPLIKAAEALRTPGDPVTRAALALSDEIEQLLAEFPLRELVTRGEQYGVWVDRPLARFGSWYEMFPRSTGGWDADGNPVHGTFETAAAALPRIAQMGFDVVYLPPIHPIGKVHRKGRNNTATAAPGDVGSPWAIGSDEGGHDAVHPRLGTIADFDRFVAAAQDLGMEVALDLALQCAPDHPWAKDHREWFTELPDGTIAYAENPPKKYQDIYPINFDNDPAGIYDEVLRVVRFWMDHGVKVFRVDNPHTKPPNFWAWLIAQAKAADPDVLFLAEAFTPPARQFGLAKLGFTQSYTYFTWRTSKWELTEFAQQIPAIADFRRPNLFVNTPDILHASLQHNGPGMFAIRAVLASTMSPTWGVYSGYELFEGRAVAEGSEEYLDSEKYELRPRDFEGALAAGRSLEPFIARLNNIRRLHPALHQLRNITFHAIDNDALLAYSKFDPLTGDCVLVVVTLNAFGPEEATLWLDMDALGMEHHERFWVRDEITGEEYQWGAANYIRIDPGHAVAHVINMPLIPSESRFKLLSRR, from the coding sequence GTGGCGGTGCCCGGTCGTGTCGAGATCGATGACGTCGCACCCGTCGTGTCATGCGGCGCCTATCCGGCTAAAGCCGTGGTGGACGAGGTGATTCCGGTGCGCGCGGCGGTGTGGCGGGAAGGTCATGACGCCGTGGCGGCCACGCTGGTGGTGCGTTACCTCGGTCCGCGTTACCCGCAGGTCGGCGAGACGCGCCGATTGAAGGCGACGCCCGCTCCGGCGGTCGCAGAAGCCGAAGCAGAGCCCGCGATCCGGGTCAAGCCGCTGCACCTGCCGATGAGCCCCGACGGCCTCGAGCCGTACATCTTTCACGGCGCGTTCACACCCGACCGGGTGGGCCTGTGGACTTACCGGGTCGACGGCTGGGGTGACCCGATCCACACCTGGCGGCACGGCGTGGAGGCCAAACTGGACGCCGGCCAGGGCGAAAGCGAGATGTCCAACGACCTGCTGGTAGGTGCGCAACTGATGGAACGCGCCGCCGCCGGAGTCCCCCGCGCCCAGCGCGAACCGCTGATCAAAGCGGCCGAAGCCCTGCGCACTCCCGGCGACCCTGTGACCCGGGCCGCGCTCGCGCTCAGCGACGAGATCGAACAGCTGCTCGCCGAATTTCCGCTGCGCGAACTGGTTACCCGCGGCGAGCAGTACGGCGTCTGGGTGGACCGTCCCCTGGCCCGCTTCGGGTCCTGGTATGAGATGTTCCCGCGCTCCACCGGCGGATGGGACGCTGATGGCAACCCGGTGCACGGCACTTTCGAAACCGCCGCCGCAGCCCTGCCCCGGATCGCGCAGATGGGTTTCGACGTCGTCTACCTGCCACCGATTCACCCGATCGGCAAGGTGCACCGTAAGGGCCGCAACAACACCGCGACGGCCGCGCCCGGCGACGTCGGGTCACCGTGGGCGATCGGCAGCGACGAGGGTGGTCACGACGCTGTGCATCCGCGGCTTGGCACGATCGCCGACTTCGATCGATTCGTGGCCGCGGCGCAGGACCTCGGCATGGAGGTGGCACTGGACCTAGCGCTGCAGTGCGCGCCGGATCATCCGTGGGCCAAAGACCACCGCGAATGGTTCACCGAGCTGCCCGACGGCACCATCGCCTACGCCGAGAATCCGCCGAAGAAATACCAAGACATCTATCCCATCAACTTCGACAACGACCCCGCCGGTATCTACGACGAGGTGCTGCGTGTGGTGCGGTTTTGGATGGATCACGGCGTCAAGGTGTTTCGCGTCGACAACCCACACACCAAGCCACCCAACTTCTGGGCGTGGCTGATCGCTCAGGCCAAGGCGGCCGACCCGGACGTGCTGTTCCTGGCCGAGGCGTTCACTCCCCCGGCCCGCCAATTCGGTTTGGCGAAGCTGGGTTTCACCCAGTCCTACACCTACTTCACCTGGCGTACTTCGAAGTGGGAGCTGACTGAATTCGCCCAGCAGATACCGGCCATCGCCGACTTCCGCCGGCCCAACCTGTTCGTCAACACCCCAGACATCCTGCACGCAAGCCTGCAACACAACGGGCCAGGGATGTTCGCGATCCGAGCGGTGCTCGCGTCGACGATGAGTCCCACCTGGGGGGTCTACTCCGGATACGAGCTGTTCGAGGGGCGCGCCGTCGCCGAAGGCAGCGAGGAGTATCTCGACTCCGAGAAATACGAGCTACGGCCCCGCGATTTCGAGGGCGCGCTGGCGGCCGGGCGGTCGCTTGAGCCGTTCATCGCACGGCTGAACAACATTCGCCGGCTTCATCCGGCGCTTCATCAACTGCGCAATATCACATTCCATGCCATCGACAACGATGCGCTGCTGGCCTACAGCAAGTTCGATCCTCTCACCGGGGACTGCGTGCTGGTGGTCGTGACGCTCAACGCGTTTGGTCCCGAGGAAGCCACGCTCTGGTTGGACATGGACGCGCTGGGCATGGAGCACCACGAGCGGTTCTGGGTGCGTGACGAGATCACCGGCGAGGAATACCAATGGGGGGCAGCGAATTACATCCGCATCGACCCCGGTCACGCCGTCGCTCACGTCATCAACATGCCGCTCATACCGTCCGAATCACGATTCAAACTGTTGAGCCGGAGGTGA
- the glgB gene encoding 1,4-alpha-glucan branching protein GlgB: MKSSNQLSKARLAPEPSDLARLVAGEHHNPHGILGAHEYGDHTVIRAFRPHAAEVVALVGDDRVPLQHIDSGLFAVALPFVNLIDYRLEVRYDGGEPNVVADAYRFLPTLGEVDLHLFNEGRHERLWEVLGAHPRSFKTADGVVDGVSFAVWAPNAKGVSLIADFNAWNGNEAPMRMLGSSGVWELFWPGFPHDGLYKFRVHGTDGSVTDRADPMAFATEVPPHTASRVNVSNHRWADEEWMTARAKRNAVFEPMSTYEVHLGSWRPGLSYRDLARELTEYVVAQGFTHVELLPVAEHPFGGSWGYQVTSYYAPSSRFGSPDEFRELVDALHQAGIGVIVDWVPAHFPKDAWALGRFDGTPLYEHSDPRRGEQLDWGTYVFDFGRAEVRNFLVANALYWLEQYHVDGLRVDAVASMLYLDYSRPEGGWTPNIYGGRENLEAVQFLQEMNATAHKAAPGIVTIAEESTSWPGVTRPTSVGGLGFSMKWNMGWMHDTLDYFGRDPIYRTYHHHAITFSMIYAYSENFVLPISHDEVVHGKGTLWGRMPGDDHTKAAGLRSLLAYQWAHPGKQLLFMGQEFGQRAEWSEERGLDWFQLDEHSFSEGIARLVRDLNEIYRQSSALWSQDIKPEGYSWIDANDAANNVLSFLRYGSDGSVMACVFNFAGAEHSNYRLGLPSAGRWREVLNTDATVYNGTGIGNLGGVDATEEPWHGRPASAVLALPPMSALWLAPE; this comes from the coding sequence TTGAAGTCCAGCAACCAACTCTCGAAGGCCCGATTGGCGCCTGAGCCAAGTGACCTGGCCCGGCTGGTCGCCGGCGAGCACCATAACCCGCATGGCATCCTGGGCGCCCACGAATACGGCGACCACACCGTCATTCGCGCCTTCCGCCCGCACGCCGCCGAGGTGGTCGCTCTGGTCGGCGACGATCGAGTCCCGTTGCAACACATCGACTCCGGCCTGTTCGCGGTTGCGCTGCCATTCGTCAACCTGATCGACTACCGGCTGGAGGTGCGCTACGACGGCGGTGAGCCGAACGTCGTTGCCGATGCCTACCGCTTTCTGCCGACGCTGGGCGAGGTCGACCTGCATTTGTTCAACGAGGGTCGCCACGAACGACTCTGGGAAGTGCTTGGCGCCCATCCCCGTTCGTTCAAGACCGCGGACGGCGTCGTCGACGGGGTGTCGTTCGCGGTGTGGGCTCCCAACGCCAAGGGCGTAAGCCTGATCGCTGACTTCAACGCGTGGAACGGCAACGAGGCGCCGATGCGGATGCTCGGGTCCTCGGGCGTGTGGGAATTGTTCTGGCCCGGCTTTCCCCACGACGGGTTGTACAAGTTCCGCGTGCACGGTACCGACGGCTCGGTCACCGACCGCGCCGACCCGATGGCGTTCGCGACCGAAGTGCCGCCGCACACCGCCTCACGGGTGAACGTCAGCAACCACCGCTGGGCCGACGAGGAGTGGATGACGGCCCGCGCCAAGCGCAACGCCGTGTTCGAGCCGATGAGCACCTACGAGGTCCATCTGGGCTCATGGCGGCCAGGACTGTCCTATCGCGACCTCGCCCGCGAACTCACCGAATACGTTGTGGCGCAGGGATTCACCCACGTCGAACTGTTACCGGTGGCCGAGCATCCGTTCGGTGGCTCCTGGGGGTACCAAGTCACCTCGTACTACGCGCCCTCGTCCCGGTTCGGCTCGCCCGACGAGTTTCGCGAACTGGTCGACGCGCTGCACCAGGCCGGCATCGGCGTGATCGTGGACTGGGTGCCCGCGCACTTCCCTAAGGACGCGTGGGCGTTGGGTCGATTCGACGGCACACCGCTCTACGAGCACTCCGACCCGCGCCGCGGTGAGCAACTCGACTGGGGCACCTACGTCTTCGATTTCGGTCGTGCCGAGGTGCGCAACTTCCTGGTCGCCAACGCGCTGTACTGGCTCGAGCAGTATCACGTCGACGGGTTGCGGGTGGACGCCGTCGCATCGATGCTCTACCTGGACTACTCGCGACCCGAAGGCGGTTGGACACCCAACATCTACGGCGGCCGGGAAAACCTCGAAGCCGTGCAGTTCCTGCAGGAGATGAACGCCACTGCCCACAAGGCGGCGCCCGGCATCGTCACGATTGCCGAGGAATCGACGTCGTGGCCCGGCGTGACCCGGCCGACAAGCGTTGGTGGCCTTGGCTTTTCGATGAAGTGGAACATGGGCTGGATGCACGACACGCTCGACTACTTCGGTCGTGACCCGATCTACCGGACCTATCACCACCACGCGATCACGTTCTCGATGATCTATGCCTATAGCGAGAACTTCGTGCTGCCGATCAGCCACGACGAGGTGGTGCACGGTAAGGGCACGCTGTGGGGACGGATGCCGGGCGACGACCACACGAAGGCGGCCGGACTGCGCAGTCTGCTGGCCTACCAGTGGGCCCACCCCGGCAAGCAATTGCTGTTCATGGGACAGGAATTCGGTCAGCGCGCGGAGTGGTCCGAGGAGCGCGGCCTGGATTGGTTCCAGCTCGACGAGCACAGCTTCTCCGAGGGGATCGCCCGGCTGGTGCGCGATCTCAACGAGATCTACCGCCAATCGTCGGCACTGTGGAGCCAGGACATCAAGCCCGAGGGCTATTCCTGGATCGACGCCAACGATGCCGCCAACAACGTGTTGAGTTTCCTGCGGTACGGCAGCGACGGGTCGGTGATGGCGTGCGTGTTCAATTTCGCCGGCGCCGAGCACAGCAATTACCGCCTCGGGCTGCCGAGCGCCGGCCGGTGGCGCGAGGTTCTCAACACCGATGCCACCGTCTACAACGGCACCGGGATCGGCAACCTGGGCGGCGTCGATGCGACCGAGGAGCCGTGGCACGGACGCCCGGCCTCGGCGGTGTTGGCGTTGCCGCCGATGTCGGCGTTGTGGCTGGCGCCGGAGTAG
- a CDS encoding thioredoxin family protein, with protein sequence MSRPRPPIGPALSGAVDLSALKQPPPTSGDSRGEGSAPTSAGIEVNETNFEREILLRSNQVPVVVLLWSPRSEVCLQLADILSGLAAADNGKWALASVNVDVSPRVAQIFGVEVVPTVVALAAGQPLSSFQGAQPPEQLRRWIDSLLSATAGKLSGAPDSDDEADEVDPALAQARQQLEDNDLGAALDSYQAILDEDPNHAEAKGAVRQIGFLMRATAHGPEAIAAADANPDDIEAAFAAADVQLLRQDASGAFDRLVALVRRTSGDQRTSVRTRLIELFELFDPADPDVIAGRRNLANALY encoded by the coding sequence GTGAGCCGTCCACGCCCCCCGATCGGGCCCGCGTTGTCCGGCGCGGTCGATCTCTCCGCCCTCAAGCAACCTCCTCCCACGAGCGGCGACAGCCGCGGAGAGGGGTCGGCCCCGACGTCGGCCGGCATCGAGGTCAACGAGACCAACTTCGAACGCGAAATACTGCTGCGCTCCAACCAGGTGCCGGTGGTCGTGCTGCTGTGGTCGCCGCGCAGCGAGGTCTGCCTGCAACTGGCCGACATTCTGTCGGGGCTGGCCGCCGCGGATAACGGCAAGTGGGCGCTGGCCAGCGTCAACGTCGACGTGTCGCCGCGGGTGGCGCAGATCTTCGGCGTCGAAGTGGTTCCGACCGTGGTGGCATTGGCGGCCGGGCAGCCGCTGTCCAGCTTCCAGGGCGCCCAGCCGCCGGAACAGCTACGCCGCTGGATCGACTCGCTGTTGTCGGCGACCGCCGGCAAGCTCAGCGGCGCACCCGATTCCGACGACGAGGCCGACGAAGTGGATCCCGCGCTGGCCCAGGCCCGCCAACAGCTCGAGGACAACGACCTCGGCGCAGCGCTCGACTCCTACCAGGCGATTCTCGACGAGGATCCCAACCACGCCGAGGCCAAAGGGGCAGTGCGTCAGATCGGATTCCTGATGCGCGCGACCGCGCACGGGCCGGAGGCGATCGCCGCTGCCGACGCCAATCCCGACGACATCGAGGCAGCCTTCGCCGCAGCCGACGTACAGCTCCTCCGCCAGGACGCCAGCGGCGCCTTCGACCGGCTGGTCGCGCTGGTGCGGCGGACGTCCGGCGACCAGCGGACCTCAGTCCGGACCCGGCTGATCGAGCTGTTCGAGCTGTTCGATCCGGCCGACCCGGACGTCATCGCCGGGCGGCGCAACCTCGCCAACGCCCTGTACTGA
- a CDS encoding acetyl-CoA C-acetyltransferase: MTTSVIVAGARTPVGKLMGSLKDFSASDLGAIAIKAALEKANVPASLVEYVIMGQVLTAGAGQMPARQSAVGAGIGWDVPALTINKMCLSGIDAIALADQLIRAGEFDVVVAGGQESMTKAPHLLIDSRSGYKYGDVTVRDHMAYDGLHDVFTDQPMGALTEQRNDVDKFTRAQQDEFAARSHQKAAAAWKDGVFTDEVVPVSIPQRKGDPLQFTEDEGIRANTTAESLAGLKPAFRKDGTITAGSASQISDGAAAVVVMNKDKAIELGLTWLVEIGAHGVVAGPDSTLQSQPANAIKKAIAREGITVEQLDVIEINEAFSAVALASMQELGVDPEIVNVNGGAIAIGHPIGMSGARIALHVALELARRGSGYGVAALCGAGGQGDALIFRAG; encoded by the coding sequence ATGACGACATCGGTGATCGTTGCTGGAGCACGGACGCCGGTCGGCAAACTGATGGGCTCGCTGAAGGACTTCAGCGCGAGCGATCTGGGTGCCATCGCGATCAAAGCGGCGCTGGAGAAGGCCAATGTGCCCGCGTCGCTGGTCGAGTACGTGATCATGGGCCAGGTGCTCACCGCGGGCGCCGGGCAGATGCCGGCGCGGCAGTCGGCCGTCGGTGCCGGTATCGGCTGGGACGTGCCGGCCTTGACGATCAACAAGATGTGCCTGTCCGGAATCGACGCCATTGCCCTGGCTGACCAGCTCATTCGTGCCGGCGAGTTCGACGTGGTGGTTGCCGGCGGACAGGAGTCGATGACCAAGGCCCCGCACCTTCTGATCGACAGCCGCTCGGGCTACAAGTACGGCGACGTCACGGTGCGCGACCACATGGCCTACGACGGCCTGCACGACGTATTCACCGACCAGCCGATGGGTGCGCTCACCGAGCAGCGCAACGACGTCGACAAGTTCACCCGCGCCCAGCAGGACGAGTTCGCGGCCCGGTCGCACCAGAAGGCCGCCGCGGCCTGGAAAGACGGCGTCTTCACCGACGAAGTGGTGCCGGTGAGCATCCCGCAGCGCAAGGGTGATCCACTGCAGTTCACCGAGGACGAGGGCATTCGTGCGAACACCACCGCCGAGTCGTTGGCCGGGCTCAAGCCCGCATTCCGCAAGGACGGCACCATCACCGCCGGGTCGGCCTCCCAGATCTCCGATGGTGCTGCCGCGGTCGTGGTGATGAACAAGGACAAAGCCATCGAATTGGGTCTGACCTGGCTGGTCGAGATCGGCGCCCACGGCGTCGTGGCCGGCCCGGACTCGACTCTGCAGTCACAACCGGCGAACGCCATCAAGAAGGCGATCGCGCGCGAAGGCATCACCGTCGAGCAGCTCGACGTCATCGAGATCAACGAAGCGTTCTCCGCCGTGGCGCTGGCGTCGATGCAGGAGCTGGGAGTGGACCCCGAGATCGTCAACGTCAACGGCGGCGCCATCGCGATCGGCCACCCGATCGGCATGTCCGGCGCCCGGATTGCGCTGCACGTGGCGCTCGAACTGGCCCGCCGCGGCTCCGGCTATGGCGTTGCTGCGCTGTGTGGTGCGGGCGGTCAGGGTGACGCTTTGATCTTCCGCGCCGGGTAG